One Mycoavidus sp. HKI genomic region harbors:
- the sctT gene encoding type III secretion system export apparatus subunit SctT, with protein sequence MAAWLAWAPLLKMLALCMMRPLGVMVLLSVTSTRMLGGALIRNTLALMIALPALPLAFAWTKHTAPPEGFALAGMVLSELSVGLYIGLLASIPFWAVAVAGEFIDTARGAGLAEILNPAMGEEVSLFSILFIQLLAALFFVGGGFNLLLAAIYQSYTMLPLGQALLVNQETALFMINQWRMVLELGVGFALPAVALMLMVDFSFGLINRTAGQLDVFFIAMPIKSVFACLALIFGMRLGLDHYLDRFDEIWLIVRRLLEIGTTAESG encoded by the coding sequence ATGGCGGCCTGGTTGGCCTGGGCGCCGCTACTGAAAATGCTGGCGCTGTGCATGATGCGCCCGCTAGGGGTCATGGTGCTGCTCTCTGTCACCAGTACCCGCATGTTGGGCGGCGCGCTAATTAGAAACACGCTCGCCTTAATGATTGCCTTGCCGGCGTTGCCTTTGGCTTTTGCCTGGACAAAACATACTGCGCCGCCAGAAGGGTTTGCCTTGGCCGGCATGGTTTTGAGCGAGCTCTCAGTGGGCCTTTATATTGGCCTTTTAGCCTCCATTCCATTTTGGGCGGTGGCGGTGGCCGGCGAATTCATTGACACAGCACGCGGCGCCGGTCTGGCTGAAATTCTAAACCCAGCAATGGGCGAAGAAGTTTCACTATTCTCGATTCTATTTATACAATTGCTGGCCGCGCTTTTCTTCGTAGGTGGTGGTTTTAATTTGCTGCTGGCAGCGATTTACCAATCGTACACGATGTTGCCGCTTGGGCAAGCGCTCTTAGTCAATCAAGAGACCGCTTTGTTCATGATCAACCAATGGCGCATGGTGCTTGAATTGGGCGTTGGCTTTGCCCTACCGGCGGTGGCACTGATGTTGATGGTTGATTTTTCCTTTGGCCTGATTAACCGTACTGCTGGCCAACTGGATGTATTCTTTATTGCCATGCCGATCAAATCAGTTTTCGCCTGCCTCGCGTTGATTTTTGGCATGCGTTTGGGGCTTGATCATTACCTCGACCGATTTGATGAAATCTGGCTCATCGTGCGCCGATTACTAGAAATCGGCACAACTGCAGAGAGCGGATAA
- a CDS encoding EscU/YscU/HrcU family type III secretion system export apparatus switch protein — translation MAEKTEQPTPKKIKDARKEGQVAKSVEIIQGMQLLIAALWLWLEGPKLLAALQDTFGQAIQYIALPFEQALMRTFLACAQVFMRFVGSLMAVLFLVTVITGLTQTGFLFAPKRLKPKLSAISIIKNAKNLFSLKKLYTLLRTIFKIVLLGFVFAYILARYGKSLVYLPECGVHCAIPIVAKLCGWLIGCVLAFYIIFAITDYLFERYQLMKQLRMSKDDLKREFKDTEGNPHVKGRIRQLHEEMQESDMAGRVERASAVIRNPTHLAVCIYYKQGETPLPIVTEKGEGLKALKVIELARIYKVPVVANVALARQLMGDTKIGDYIPETLFEPVAEVLRIAMLELDEDQNANI, via the coding sequence ATGGCTGAAAAAACCGAACAGCCCACCCCCAAAAAGATCAAGGACGCGCGTAAAGAAGGGCAAGTTGCTAAGAGCGTTGAAATTATCCAAGGCATGCAGTTGCTGATAGCCGCGCTCTGGCTTTGGCTAGAGGGGCCAAAGTTGCTGGCTGCGTTACAAGATACCTTTGGGCAGGCGATCCAATACATAGCGTTGCCATTTGAGCAAGCGCTGATGAGAACTTTTCTGGCGTGTGCGCAGGTATTTATGCGTTTTGTTGGTTCATTGATGGCGGTATTGTTTTTAGTAACTGTCATAACAGGTCTTACTCAAACGGGGTTTCTCTTCGCCCCAAAGAGGCTCAAGCCAAAACTCAGCGCGATTAGTATTATTAAAAATGCTAAGAATCTTTTCTCGCTGAAAAAACTTTACACTTTATTGCGCACTATATTTAAGATCGTGCTGCTGGGTTTTGTATTTGCCTATATTTTGGCGCGCTACGGTAAGTCTTTAGTTTATCTGCCAGAATGCGGGGTGCACTGTGCCATCCCTATTGTGGCTAAATTATGTGGCTGGCTCATTGGTTGCGTCCTCGCTTTCTATATTATATTTGCGATCACAGACTATCTATTTGAGCGTTATCAGTTGATGAAGCAATTACGGATGTCAAAAGACGACCTTAAACGGGAGTTTAAAGATACTGAAGGTAACCCGCACGTTAAAGGGCGGATTCGTCAGTTACACGAAGAAATGCAAGAAAGCGATATGGCTGGCCGCGTTGAGCGCGCCAGTGCTGTCATTAGAAATCCAACTCATCTTGCGGTGTGTATATACTATAAGCAAGGTGAGACGCCACTGCCTATTGTTACAGAGAAAGGTGAGGGGCTTAAAGCATTGAAAGTGATAGAGTTGGCGCGGATTTATAAGGTGCCGGTGGTGGCGAATGTGGCGCTTGCGCGACAACTGATGGGGGATACTAAAATTGGGGATTATATTCCTGAGACGTTGTTTGAACCGGTTGCTGAGGTGTTGAGGATTGCGATGTTGGAATTGGATGAAGACCAAAATGCCAACATCTAA